In Bacteroidota bacterium, a genomic segment contains:
- a CDS encoding DUF4476 domain-containing protein — protein MKTNITSLIKKTAIVVVTLVASEQSIKAYGRNSELNLRMSDNSDFIVTLDNNRFNDRSSTFSLQNIQPGRHYLKIVKFPNQYNGGFCATPRVAFEGFIKVPASSVVYALIEKHRGYTVANVLPIATCSNNYNANYTYGNENYTYNTSQCGTSVYSSNNGGYSTTYTNCNASTTPVIMPMDNGTFMQLKSMMMNQSFESTQLITAKQALASNYLTSAQALDLMNVFTFESTKLDFAKYAYNRVVDKGNYFIVNNGFTFQSSVSALNSYIGF, from the coding sequence ATGAAAACAAACATTACAAGCCTAATCAAAAAAACTGCCATCGTTGTAGTAACATTAGTAGCTAGTGAGCAATCAATCAAAGCGTATGGGAGAAATTCCGAATTAAATTTGCGTATGTCTGACAACAGCGATTTTATTGTTACGTTGGATAATAACAGATTTAATGATAGATCTAGCACATTTAGTTTGCAAAACATTCAACCGGGCAGACACTATCTTAAAATTGTAAAATTTCCTAATCAATACAATGGAGGTTTTTGTGCCACTCCTAGAGTAGCTTTCGAAGGATTTATAAAAGTACCGGCTTCATCTGTTGTGTATGCTTTAATTGAAAAGCACAGAGGTTATACAGTTGCAAATGTGCTGCCAATTGCTACTTGTAGCAACAATTACAATGCCAACTATACTTATGGAAATGAGAATTATACTTACAATACTAGTCAATGTGGTACAAGCGTTTATAGTAGTAACAATGGCGGATATAGCACGACATATACAAATTGCAACGCAAGTACCACTCCTGTTATTATGCCAATGGATAATGGAACTTTTATGCAACTTAAATCAATGATGATGAATCAATCTTTTGAGAGTACTCAATTGATTACTGCTAAACAAGCGTTGGCTAGCAATTATTTAACAAGTGCACAAGCATTGGATTTGATGAATGTGTTTACGTTTGAATCAACCAAGTTAGACTTTGCTAAGTATGCCTATAATAGAGTTGTTGACAAGGGTAATTATTTTATAGTTAATAATGGATTTACTTTTCAAAGCAGTGTTAGTGCCTTAAATAGTTATATAGGGTTTTAA
- the lpdA gene encoding dihydrolipoyl dehydrogenase, with amino-acid sequence MNYDVLVIGSGPGGYVAAIRASQLGLKTAIVERSELGGICLNWGCIPTKALLKSAQVFDYLNHAKEYGITVGAPQADFPAVVKRSRDVAGGMSKGIEFLMKKNKIEVIKGTAKVKPGKKVEVKDEAGKTSTVEAKHIIIAVGARSRQLPNLPQDGKKIIGYREAMTLPQQPKSMVVVGSGAIGSEFAYFYATLGTKVTLVEFLPSIVPVEDEEVSKQLERSFKKSGMNVMTESSVESVDAKGAGCKVTVKTKKGTEIIECDVVLSAVGIQANLENLGLEEVGIVTDKGKIVVNGYYETNMPGYYAIGDCVGGQALAHVASAEGIICVEKIAGHHPEPLNYNNIPGCTYCQPEIASVGYTEKAAKEKGYEIKVGKFPFSASGKASAAGAKDGFVKVIFDAKYGEFLGAHMIGANVTEMIAEVVVARKLETTGHEIIKSVHPHPTMSEAIMEAAAAAYGEVIHL; translated from the coding sequence ATGAACTACGATGTATTAGTTATTGGCAGTGGCCCAGGTGGATATGTTGCTGCAATTAGAGCTTCCCAGCTAGGTTTAAAAACAGCTATAGTAGAACGTAGCGAACTTGGTGGTATTTGCCTAAACTGGGGATGTATTCCCACAAAAGCATTACTAAAAAGTGCACAGGTATTCGATTATTTGAATCATGCCAAAGAATATGGCATTACTGTAGGTGCTCCTCAAGCAGATTTTCCTGCGGTAGTAAAACGCTCCAGAGATGTTGCCGGTGGGATGAGTAAAGGCATTGAGTTTTTAATGAAAAAAAATAAAATTGAAGTAATAAAAGGAACGGCAAAAGTAAAACCAGGCAAAAAAGTGGAAGTAAAAGACGAAGCCGGAAAAACTTCCACTGTTGAAGCAAAACACATCATTATAGCAGTTGGTGCGCGCTCTAGACAATTGCCTAATTTACCGCAAGATGGAAAAAAAATAATCGGCTACCGAGAAGCTATGACATTGCCACAACAACCAAAATCAATGGTAGTGGTTGGTTCAGGTGCTATAGGGTCTGAGTTTGCTTATTTCTATGCAACATTAGGAACAAAAGTTACACTAGTTGAATTCCTGCCATCTATTGTTCCTGTTGAGGACGAAGAAGTTTCAAAACAATTAGAACGTTCGTTCAAAAAGTCGGGAATGAATGTAATGACAGAATCTAGCGTAGAATCTGTTGATGCAAAAGGAGCAGGATGCAAAGTAACTGTAAAAACAAAAAAAGGAACTGAGATTATTGAATGTGACGTAGTGCTTTCTGCTGTTGGTATTCAAGCCAACCTCGAAAATCTTGGACTAGAAGAAGTCGGAATTGTTACGGATAAAGGAAAAATTGTAGTAAATGGATACTACGAAACTAACATGCCCGGCTATTATGCCATTGGCGACTGTGTTGGCGGACAAGCATTAGCACACGTTGCGAGCGCTGAAGGAATTATTTGTGTAGAAAAAATTGCAGGACATCATCCGGAACCGCTTAATTACAATAACATTCCGGGTTGCACCTATTGCCAACCTGAAATTGCTTCTGTTGGTTACACCGAGAAAGCTGCCAAAGAAAAAGGGTACGAAATTAAAGTAGGCAAATTTCCATTCTCAGCTTCCGGTAAAGCAAGTGCTGCGGGAGCTAAAGATGGTTTTGTAAAAGTAATTTTTGATGCTAAATACGGAGAATTTTTGGGGGCACACATGATTGGAGCTAATGTTACCGAAATGATTGCAGAAGTAGTAGTAGCACGGAAATTAGAGACTACCGGACATGAAATAATAAAAAGTGTTCACCCGCATCCAACCATGAGCGAAGCAATTATGGAAGCTGCCGCTGCTGCGTATGGCGAAGTGATACATTTGTAA
- the sucD gene encoding succinate--CoA ligase subunit alpha: MSVLVNKKSKVIVQGFTGSEGTFHAGQMIEYGTNVVGGVTPGKGGSKHLEKPVFNTVEEAVKQTGADVSIIFVPPAFAADAIMEAAQAGIKVIVCITEGIPTKDMIYAKEYLKDYNCRLIGPNCPGIITAGEAKVGIMPGFVFKKGKIGIVSKSGTLTYEAADQIVKAGLGITTAIGIGGDPIIGTSTKEAVELLMNDPETEGIVMIGEIGGGMEAEAARWIKENNKKPVVGFIAGQTAPAGRTMGHAGAIVGGDDDTAAAKMKIMRECGIHVVDSPAVIGKTMAKVLNKVVA; this comes from the coding sequence ATGTCAGTATTAGTAAATAAAAAATCGAAAGTAATTGTACAAGGTTTTACAGGAAGCGAAGGTACTTTTCATGCAGGACAAATGATTGAATACGGCACTAACGTTGTGGGCGGTGTAACTCCGGGCAAAGGTGGCAGCAAACACTTGGAAAAACCTGTATTTAATACCGTTGAGGAAGCTGTAAAACAAACCGGTGCTGATGTATCTATCATATTTGTACCTCCTGCATTTGCTGCAGATGCTATTATGGAAGCTGCTCAAGCAGGAATTAAGGTAATAGTGTGTATTACGGAAGGAATACCAACAAAAGACATGATTTATGCGAAAGAATATTTAAAAGACTACAACTGCAGATTAATTGGACCAAACTGTCCGGGAATAATTACTGCGGGCGAAGCAAAAGTGGGTATCATGCCAGGTTTCGTTTTCAAAAAAGGAAAAATCGGTATCGTTTCTAAATCCGGAACATTAACCTACGAGGCTGCGGATCAAATTGTGAAAGCAGGACTTGGAATAACCACTGCTATTGGCATAGGAGGAGATCCAATTATTGGAACATCTACTAAAGAAGCGGTAGAACTTTTAATGAATGATCCGGAAACCGAAGGTATTGTTATGATTGGAGAAATTGGTGGCGGTATGGAAGCAGAAGCTGCTCGTTGGATAAAAGAAAATAATAAAAAACCTGTAGTAGGATTTATTGCCGGACAAACCGCTCCTGCAGGACGTACCATGGGCCATGCCGGTGCAATTGTAGGTGGCGATGACGACACCGCAGCTGCAAAAATGAAAATAATGCGTGAGTGTGGAATTCATGTAGTTGATTCGCCAGCTGTAATAGGAAAAACAATGGCAAAAGTGTTGAATAAAGTAGTTGCATAA
- a CDS encoding peptide chain release factor 3, with protein MQLETEIQKRRTFAIISHPDAGKTTLTEKFLLFGGAIQTAGAVKSNKIKKSATSDFMEIEKQRGISVATSVMAFEYKGKKVNILDTPGHKDFAEDTYRTLTAVDSVILVVDCVKGVEEQTEKLMSVCRMRNTPVIIFINKMDREGKDPFDLLDELEEKLNIKVRPLSWPINQGARFQGVYSLYHKKLNLFEENKTKIVDNYIKLDNIFTDEINDYLKEEYVQKLREDVELIDGVYNPLNIQDYLDGQVAPVFFGSAINNFGIQELLETFLEIAPSPGTRFTAEREVLSSEPQFSGFVFKIHANLDPNHRDRIAFLRICSGYFERNTFYYHTRLDKKIKFANPVTFMAKDKNLVEEAFPGDVIGLYDTGQFKIGDTLTSGEKLHFKGIPSFSPELFREVINADPFKAKQLDKGVRQLTEEGVAQLFLQEPGSRKIIGTVGELQFEVIQFRLQHEYGAKCNFSQLNFHKACWVTSNDKAMLQKFIERKHSQIGYDKEGNAVFFAESPWSLNMTKQDYPDITFHQTSEFKVESML; from the coding sequence ATGCAACTAGAAACAGAAATACAAAAGCGCAGAACCTTTGCTATTATTAGCCATCCGGATGCAGGAAAAACTACACTTACAGAAAAGTTTTTGCTTTTTGGAGGTGCAATTCAAACAGCAGGTGCAGTAAAGAGCAACAAAATAAAAAAATCTGCCACATCCGATTTCATGGAAATTGAGAAACAGCGTGGTATTTCTGTTGCTACATCTGTAATGGCATTTGAGTATAAAGGAAAAAAAGTAAACATTTTAGATACACCCGGTCATAAAGATTTTGCCGAAGATACATACAGAACGCTTACAGCGGTTGACAGTGTTATTTTAGTAGTTGATTGTGTAAAAGGTGTAGAAGAGCAAACGGAAAAACTGATGAGCGTATGTAGAATGCGCAACACCCCTGTTATCATTTTTATAAATAAGATGGATAGAGAGGGTAAAGACCCGTTTGATTTATTGGATGAACTCGAAGAAAAACTAAATATTAAAGTACGACCGCTATCCTGGCCAATTAATCAAGGCGCTCGATTCCAAGGGGTATATAGCTTATACCATAAAAAGCTAAATCTGTTTGAAGAAAACAAAACAAAAATTGTAGATAACTATATAAAACTGGACAACATATTTACCGATGAAATTAATGACTATTTGAAAGAAGAGTATGTACAGAAATTACGCGAAGATGTAGAACTAATTGATGGCGTTTATAACCCGCTCAATATTCAAGATTATTTAGATGGGCAGGTAGCGCCTGTTTTTTTTGGTAGTGCAATAAACAATTTTGGAATACAAGAACTACTTGAAACATTTTTAGAAATTGCGCCAAGCCCTGGAACTCGATTTACAGCAGAAAGAGAGGTTTTGTCTTCAGAACCTCAATTTTCAGGCTTTGTTTTTAAGATACATGCCAATTTAGATCCCAACCATCGAGACAGAATTGCATTTTTGCGAATTTGCTCCGGATACTTTGAACGCAATACCTTTTATTACCACACCAGATTAGACAAAAAAATAAAATTTGCCAATCCGGTAACGTTTATGGCTAAAGATAAAAATTTAGTAGAAGAAGCTTTTCCGGGAGACGTAATTGGACTGTACGATACAGGTCAATTTAAAATTGGAGACACTCTAACTTCGGGCGAAAAACTACACTTCAAAGGTATTCCGAGCTTTTCGCCTGAATTATTCAGAGAGGTTATAAATGCAGACCCATTTAAAGCCAAACAGCTTGACAAAGGTGTAAGACAACTTACCGAAGAAGGTGTTGCGCAACTTTTTTTACAAGAACCCGGCAGCAGAAAAATTATAGGAACAGTTGGAGAACTTCAATTCGAGGTAATCCAATTTAGATTACAACATGAATATGGCGCTAAATGTAATTTCTCGCAACTTAACTTCCATAAGGCGTGTTGGGTTACGTCTAATGACAAAGCAATGTTGCAAAAATTTATTGAACGCAAGCATTCTCAAATTGGATATGACAAAGAAGGGAATGCCGTATTTTTTGCAGAAAGCCCATGGTCGCTAAATATGACAAAACAAGATTATCCGGATATTACGTTCCACCAAACCTCTGAATTTAAGGTAGAGTCTATGTTGTAG
- a CDS encoding cupin-like domain-containing protein, translating to MMQLDKIPSIDGLKLSNFKNYYLENKRPVVIRNLTKGTFAEKNWNYDYFINEVGNLEIELIDEKSCDKDSSTAYTKGNCKMKFEEYLTILKKNEFTSKRIFLLNLFKVSPKLGKDFPCPKIMKGILGKLGYMFFGSKNTDVRLHYDIDMSDVLLTHFGGKKKVILVSPEYSKYLYRLPFTTFSLVDLNNPDYQKYPALNFVKGQECILEHGDSLYIPSGYWHYISYIDAGFSVSYRKLPSKLADKISGLVNICVLLPLDKIIYFFLANKWKTIKEKWTISNSSIQSFKSYYPA from the coding sequence ATGATGCAGTTAGATAAAATTCCATCTATAGATGGATTAAAATTAAGCAATTTTAAAAATTACTATTTAGAGAATAAACGACCAGTTGTAATCAGGAATTTAACAAAAGGAACGTTTGCCGAAAAAAATTGGAACTATGACTACTTTATAAACGAGGTAGGTAATTTAGAAATTGAGCTTATAGACGAAAAGAGCTGCGATAAAGATAGCAGCACCGCTTACACCAAAGGGAATTGTAAAATGAAGTTCGAAGAATACCTAACAATATTGAAAAAAAACGAATTCACTTCTAAAAGGATATTTCTACTTAATCTTTTTAAGGTATCGCCTAAATTAGGCAAAGACTTTCCTTGCCCCAAAATAATGAAGGGCATACTAGGCAAATTAGGCTATATGTTTTTTGGATCAAAAAATACCGATGTCAGATTACACTATGATATAGACATGTCTGATGTACTTTTAACTCATTTTGGAGGCAAAAAGAAAGTAATATTAGTTTCTCCAGAATACTCAAAATATTTGTACAGGTTGCCATTTACTACTTTTTCTCTGGTAGATTTAAATAATCCTGACTATCAAAAATACCCCGCACTAAACTTTGTAAAGGGGCAAGAATGTATTTTAGAGCATGGAGATTCCTTATATATTCCAAGTGGATACTGGCACTACATCAGTTACATTGATGCAGGATTTTCTGTTAGTTATAGAAAACTTCCATCTAAATTAGCTGATAAAATTAGTGGATTAGTAAACATTTGCGTACTACTTCCCTTGGATAAAATTATTTACTTTTTCTTGGCAAATAAATGGAAAACAATAAAAGAAAAATGGACTATTAGTAATTCTTCAATACAATCGTTTAAAAGCTATTATCCTGCCTAG
- the mnmE gene encoding tRNA uridine-5-carboxymethylaminomethyl(34) synthesis GTPase MnmE — protein MISQDTIVALATAHGVGAIAVIRLSGNDAISIADKVLFTKKGLLLNLLQKADRKAYFAIVKDADIVLDEVIAIAFRAPHSFTGENVVEISCHGSVFIQQQILLLLTKSGARLATPGEFTMRAFLNGKMDLSQAEAVADLIASNSATSHQVAMQQMRGGFSSKIKTLRENLVNFASLLELELDFSEEDVEFANRADLRTLIVAIQKIVQRLMDSFEFGNVIKNGIPVAIVGKPNAGKSRLLNALLEEERAIVSEIPGTTRDTIEDNIIIDGILFRFIDTAGIRHTTDVIEQIGVAKTFEAIKQSAIIIYLFDIQELTSRELKSVVAEIEEHLNKYNSQLIIVGNKIDKADLAYTEREFQEFKNTLFISAKYGNNINALKAKLVELFDSRAVNVTETVVTNARHAEALRNANKSLIKILDGLNTNQTTELIASDVRNALHQLGLITGEISTDNLLENIFSKFCIGK, from the coding sequence ATTATTAGTCAAGATACTATAGTGGCTTTAGCAACAGCTCACGGAGTAGGTGCAATAGCGGTTATCCGATTGTCGGGAAACGATGCAATTTCGATAGCAGATAAGGTATTGTTTACTAAAAAGGGATTGCTTTTAAATCTTTTGCAGAAAGCTGATAGAAAGGCATATTTTGCTATTGTTAAAGATGCGGATATTGTTTTGGATGAGGTGATAGCCATTGCATTTAGAGCACCGCATTCCTTTACCGGAGAAAACGTTGTGGAGATTTCTTGTCACGGTTCTGTGTTTATACAACAACAAATACTATTGTTGCTAACCAAGAGTGGTGCAAGGCTTGCTACCCCCGGAGAGTTTACTATGCGTGCTTTTTTGAACGGGAAAATGGATTTATCGCAAGCCGAAGCGGTAGCAGATTTAATCGCCTCTAATTCCGCTACATCGCACCAAGTGGCTATGCAACAAATGCGTGGAGGGTTTTCGTCTAAAATTAAAACGCTGCGAGAAAATTTAGTAAACTTTGCTTCATTACTAGAGTTGGAGCTTGATTTTAGCGAAGAGGATGTAGAGTTTGCTAATAGAGCCGATTTGCGCACATTGATAGTTGCGATACAGAAAATAGTACAACGATTAATGGACTCATTTGAGTTTGGTAATGTAATTAAAAATGGAATTCCGGTAGCTATTGTAGGAAAGCCGAATGCAGGTAAATCACGCTTGTTAAATGCGTTGTTAGAAGAAGAGAGAGCAATTGTATCTGAAATACCCGGAACAACAAGAGATACCATTGAAGATAATATCATCATCGATGGCATTTTATTCCGATTTATTGATACAGCAGGTATTAGGCACACCACAGATGTGATAGAGCAAATTGGTGTTGCAAAAACATTTGAAGCAATAAAGCAATCAGCCATAATTATTTATTTGTTCGATATTCAAGAGTTAACCAGCAGAGAACTAAAATCTGTAGTTGCTGAAATAGAAGAGCACTTGAATAAATACAATTCTCAATTGATTATTGTTGGAAATAAAATTGATAAAGCCGATTTAGCTTATACCGAGCGCGAGTTTCAAGAATTTAAGAATACGCTATTTATATCTGCGAAATACGGTAACAATATAAATGCTTTGAAGGCTAAGCTGGTAGAGCTTTTTGATAGCCGAGCTGTAAATGTTACAGAAACGGTAGTTACCAATGCACGTCATGCTGAGGCGTTGCGCAATGCCAATAAATCGTTAATTAAAATTTTGGATGGTTTAAATACCAATCAAACTACGGAGCTTATTGCATCCGATGTCCGTAATGCCCTCCATCAGTTAGGTTTGATCACCGGAGAAATTTCTACCGACAATCTGTTGGAAAATATTTTTTCTAAGTTTTGTATCGGAAAGTAG
- a CDS encoding M61 family metallopeptidase, giving the protein MHYRFSSQNPNSHYIDIEFSFDNTSKDTIDIHLPAWRPGRYELGNFAKNVQAWKAFDDKGNELLFSKIAKDTWRVTTANAKKIVVKYNYYAAEINAGSSYLDSKQLYVNPVNCCLYVQDKINEPCTLALDIPADYKVASSLKKISSNLYEAADFHEMADSPFIASNSLQHNMFVMDGVEFHLWFQGECKPNWTKLINDFFIFTNEQLLTLKEFTCEAYHFFFQILPVKFYHGVEHVKSTVIALGPSYKLMEDELYESLLGVSSHELFHSWNIKTIRPAEMLPYNYKQENYSRLGFVYEGVTTYYGDLMLFRGGVFSEQQFFKNFGVAIQRHLDNFGRFNLSVADSSFDTWLDGYVPGVPYRKTSIYDEGSIIAFVTDVLIRNHSNGKHSLDDVVRYLYTEFAKKNRGYNDDDYKNTVAKFATISLNDFFEKYVYTAASYDSIITMALDYIGCELSIAKSKKYYEAHYGIKVVDNGATVKVAAIYPNSIAYNSGVSMQDEIVAINGMAIKNDFADWAKYFGKRKITLQINRNGEFVSIELTPTSEEYYKTYTITKNIHASFEQKNAFQHWSKRLF; this is encoded by the coding sequence ATGCACTATAGATTTTCAAGCCAAAACCCCAATTCTCATTATATTGATATTGAGTTTAGTTTTGATAATACGTCCAAAGACACCATAGATATTCATCTTCCGGCTTGGCGCCCGGGTAGGTATGAATTGGGTAATTTTGCCAAGAATGTGCAAGCCTGGAAAGCCTTTGATGATAAGGGAAATGAGTTGTTGTTTTCTAAAATTGCAAAAGATACCTGGCGTGTAACCACAGCTAATGCAAAAAAAATAGTTGTAAAATATAACTATTATGCAGCCGAAATAAATGCAGGTTCTAGTTATTTAGATAGTAAGCAATTGTATGTAAACCCTGTTAATTGTTGCTTGTACGTGCAAGATAAAATTAACGAACCTTGTACGCTAGCACTCGATATTCCTGCGGATTATAAAGTAGCGAGTTCGCTAAAAAAAATAAGTTCTAATCTATACGAAGCCGCAGATTTTCATGAAATGGCTGATAGCCCTTTTATAGCAAGCAATTCATTGCAGCATAATATGTTTGTAATGGATGGTGTTGAATTCCATTTGTGGTTTCAAGGAGAGTGTAAGCCTAATTGGACAAAGCTCATTAACGACTTTTTTATTTTTACGAATGAACAGTTGCTTACCCTAAAGGAGTTTACTTGCGAAGCCTATCATTTCTTTTTTCAAATACTACCTGTTAAATTTTACCACGGAGTAGAACATGTTAAATCAACGGTTATAGCCTTAGGTCCTTCCTATAAGTTAATGGAAGATGAGTTGTACGAAAGCCTATTGGGGGTCAGCTCTCATGAGCTTTTCCATTCGTGGAATATTAAAACTATTCGTCCTGCTGAAATGCTTCCGTATAATTACAAGCAAGAAAATTATTCTCGATTGGGCTTTGTGTACGAGGGAGTAACCACATATTACGGAGATTTAATGCTATTCAGGGGAGGTGTTTTTTCTGAACAACAATTTTTTAAAAATTTTGGAGTTGCCATTCAACGTCACCTTGATAATTTTGGAAGATTTAATTTGTCGGTTGCCGATTCTTCTTTTGATACTTGGTTAGACGGATATGTTCCCGGTGTGCCGTATAGAAAAACATCTATTTATGACGAAGGTAGCATCATTGCTTTTGTTACCGATGTGCTTATTCGAAATCATAGCAATGGCAAACATTCGTTAGACGATGTGGTGCGATATTTATATACCGAGTTTGCAAAGAAAAATAGGGGATATAACGATGACGATTATAAGAATACAGTTGCGAAGTTTGCAACAATTTCGTTGAATGATTTTTTTGAAAAATATGTGTATACGGCTGCTTCGTACGATTCAATTATAACAATGGCTTTGGATTATATTGGTTGTGAATTATCAATTGCTAAATCGAAAAAATATTATGAAGCACATTATGGTATTAAGGTTGTTGACAATGGCGCAACTGTAAAAGTAGCAGCCATCTATCCTAATTCAATAGCTTACAATTCGGGTGTTTCAATGCAGGATGAAATTGTTGCAATTAATGGAATGGCAATTAAAAATGATTTTGCAGACTGGGCTAAATATTTTGGCAAACGAAAAATAACCTTACAAATAAATAGAAATGGTGAGTTTGTTTCAATTGAATTAACTCCAACTTCAGAGGAGTATTATAAAACATATACAATTACCAAAAATATACACGCATCTTTCGAACAGAAGAATGCGTTTCAGCATTGGAGTAAAAGATTGTTTTAG
- a CDS encoding DUF1003 domain-containing protein — protein sequence MSKQSSNDNLHFVNDLLDTENKQLRKLNSIVAESIKEQELITSSIAENQPETITQGQKLADKVAEFGGSWKFIIIFGCVILVWVSLNTFVLIAKPFDSYPFILLNLVLSCIAALQAPVIMMSQNRKEEKDRKRAENDYWVNLKAEIEIRNLHKKVDLLMMDQIKTLIDIQKVQLELLNKLMEERKK from the coding sequence ATGAGTAAACAGTCAAGCAATGATAATCTTCATTTTGTAAATGATTTATTAGATACCGAGAATAAGCAATTGCGAAAATTAAATTCGATAGTTGCGGAGTCTATAAAGGAGCAAGAACTTATTACTTCTTCTATTGCCGAAAACCAACCCGAAACCATAACACAAGGACAAAAGTTGGCTGATAAAGTGGCGGAGTTTGGCGGAAGTTGGAAATTTATTATAATTTTTGGCTGTGTAATTCTTGTTTGGGTTTCATTAAATACGTTTGTGCTTATTGCAAAACCATTTGATTCATATCCATTTATTTTGTTGAATTTGGTATTGTCTTGTATCGCTGCGTTGCAGGCTCCTGTAATAATGATGAGTCAAAATCGAAAAGAAGAAAAAGATAGAAAACGTGCTGAAAATGATTATTGGGTAAATTTAAAGGCTGAAATTGAAATTAGGAATCTACACAAGAAAGTCGATTTGTTGATGATGGATCAAATAAAAACATTGATAGATATTCAAAAGGTTCAATTAGAATTGTTAAATAAATTGATGGAAGAAAGGAAAAAATAA